A portion of the Paenibacillus marchantiae genome contains these proteins:
- the yaaA gene encoding peroxide stress protein YaaA, whose amino-acid sequence MRIIISPAKKMKIDTDLMAMTQMPHFINESEQLLSLLQKLTYDELKAMWKCNDAIAEQNVERIRNMNIKANLTPAIYAYEGIQYQYMSPGVLQKEELAYLEQHLRILSGFYGMLRPLDGVTPYRLEMQGKLQGPGFKSLYQFWGSKLADQLQSESDCILNLASKEYSKNITPFLSEETRFITCVFGQMVDGKIVEKATRAKMARGEMVRYMAERKITDVRDIKGFDRLGFVFSEDQSDEENYVFIYSEEK is encoded by the coding sequence ATGAGGATTATTATATCACCAGCTAAAAAGATGAAGATCGATACCGATCTTATGGCTATGACACAGATGCCGCATTTTATAAACGAATCAGAACAGCTACTCAGTTTGCTTCAAAAGTTAACCTATGATGAACTCAAAGCAATGTGGAAGTGTAACGATGCAATCGCCGAACAGAACGTGGAGCGGATCCGGAATATGAATATAAAAGCAAATCTTACCCCAGCCATCTATGCCTATGAGGGTATTCAGTATCAGTATATGTCGCCAGGTGTGTTGCAAAAGGAGGAACTGGCGTATCTGGAGCAGCATTTGCGCATATTATCCGGTTTTTATGGCATGTTACGGCCTTTGGATGGGGTCACCCCTTATCGGTTGGAGATGCAGGGCAAGTTGCAAGGTCCAGGTTTCAAGTCACTCTATCAATTCTGGGGGAGCAAATTGGCAGATCAGCTTCAATCGGAAAGCGACTGTATCCTGAATTTGGCTTCAAAAGAGTATAGCAAAAACATCACGCCTTTTCTGAGCGAGGAAACCCGATTTATCACTTGTGTATTTGGACAAATGGTCGACGGGAAGATTGTTGAAAAGGCAACCCGGGCCAAAATGGCCAGAGGCGAAATGGTACGTTATATGGCAGAGCGTAAAATTACAGATGTGAGGGATATTAAGGGATTTGATCGGTTAGGTTTTGTTTTCTCAGAAGATCAGTCGGATGAAGAGAATTATGTATTTATATATTCAGAGGAGAAATAG
- a CDS encoding MFS transporter: MSKLEVLRNPKQRKLLFSAGMSWLFDAMEVGMISFIVAALAKEWSLSPGQVGVLTSINSIGMALGALLAGALADRFGRKAILMWTLLIFTIASGLSALATGFAVLCVLRLIAGIGLGGELPVASTLVSESMPTAERGRAVVLLESFWAGGWIVSALIANFVIPEYGWRIAFAIGAVPAFYALYLRRAIQDPPRYKNNTKIKKITFREKVATVWSAPHRRTTLMLWILWFTVIFSYYGMFLWLPSVVMAKGFTLVKSFQYVLIMTIAQLPGYFTAAYFIERFGRKFVLVVYLTLTAVSAIAFGLATTEATILTAGICLSFFNLGAWGGLYAYSPELYPTSVRSTGVGLATSVGRIGGVLAPLMVGMLVQREVAISLIFTIFFVTILIGAAAVLFLGRETKGLELAE, translated from the coding sequence ATGAGCAAACTGGAAGTATTGCGGAATCCCAAGCAGCGCAAGCTGCTGTTCAGTGCCGGCATGAGCTGGCTGTTTGATGCAATGGAAGTCGGCATGATTTCCTTCATCGTGGCTGCACTCGCCAAGGAATGGAGTCTCAGCCCTGGACAAGTCGGGGTGCTTACGAGTATCAACTCCATCGGTATGGCGCTCGGTGCATTGCTTGCGGGGGCACTTGCGGACCGTTTCGGCCGAAAGGCCATTTTGATGTGGACCCTACTGATCTTTACGATCGCGAGCGGTCTGTCAGCCTTGGCCACCGGATTCGCTGTATTGTGTGTACTGCGTCTGATTGCAGGTATCGGCCTCGGCGGAGAGCTGCCCGTGGCATCTACATTGGTATCGGAGTCGATGCCTACGGCAGAACGTGGACGTGCAGTTGTACTACTGGAGAGTTTCTGGGCAGGTGGCTGGATTGTATCGGCACTCATTGCCAACTTTGTTATCCCGGAATATGGCTGGAGAATTGCTTTTGCCATTGGTGCCGTTCCAGCGTTCTATGCGCTGTATCTGCGCCGTGCCATTCAGGACCCGCCTCGTTACAAGAACAATACCAAGATTAAGAAAATCACGTTCCGCGAAAAGGTAGCCACGGTTTGGTCGGCACCGCATCGCCGCACAACGTTGATGCTCTGGATCTTGTGGTTTACCGTCATTTTCTCTTATTATGGCATGTTCTTATGGTTGCCATCGGTTGTTATGGCAAAAGGCTTTACGTTGGTCAAAAGCTTCCAGTACGTGCTGATTATGACGATCGCACAGCTGCCAGGTTACTTCACGGCGGCGTACTTCATTGAGCGGTTTGGCCGCAAATTTGTACTTGTCGTTTATCTTACATTGACAGCAGTAAGTGCGATTGCTTTTGGACTGGCAACAACGGAAGCGACGATCCTGACCGCAGGTATCTGTCTTTCCTTCTTCAATCTGGGAGCTTGGGGCGGTCTGTACGCATACAGTCCGGAATTGTACCCCACTTCCGTTCGTTCAACAGGTGTGGGTCTTGCTACATCGGTAGGCCGGATTGGGGGCGTGCTTGCTCCATTGATGGTTGGTATGCTGGTTCAGCGTGAGGTCGCAATCAGCCTAATTTTCACGATTTTCTTCGTGACCATCCTCATTGGCGCTGCGGCTGTGCTGTTCCTGGGCCGGGAAACCAAGGGTCTGGAACTGGCCGAATAA
- a CDS encoding cell wall hydrolase, translated as MMKNKIEMDQTCEMIEKNMMNEKNKMNEKHMMSGQNGVCEVVRVTDNVGMNVMYSYNGNDKISEINGRYDVIDLTPVKEMKEMKQMKMTSYIYSLDEEFRLDSGDERLDLHDLHTSTDHMEPITISRKITHRRGRKAGKRAGRVSVLLGAFAMALGLTMAAPPAGAQKLEQGVRGEHVLQLQEQLNELGYFKAGLTGYYGSLTKGAVRKFQQAQGLSADGIAGPATLNRLNKKAAAQGNTLRQLAKLIHGEARGESFEGQVAVGAVVLNRVHSNAFPSSIPKVIFQKGQFTAIDDGQFNTKPTQTSYQAARKALNGTDPTHGALYYYNPKIATSLWSKSRPTLLTIGQHDFTR; from the coding sequence ATGATGAAGAACAAAATTGAAATGGATCAAACGTGTGAAATGATTGAAAAGAATATGATGAATGAGAAGAATAAAATGAATGAAAAGCATATGATGAGTGGACAGAATGGCGTGTGTGAAGTAGTACGTGTGACTGATAATGTCGGTATGAATGTAATGTACAGCTATAATGGCAACGATAAGATAAGTGAGATAAACGGGAGATATGATGTGATTGATCTTACTCCTGTTAAAGAGATGAAAGAAATGAAACAGATGAAGATGACGAGCTATATCTACAGCCTTGATGAAGAGTTTAGATTAGATAGCGGAGATGAGAGGCTTGATCTGCATGATTTGCACACAAGCACTGACCACATGGAACCTATTACCATCAGCCGGAAAATCACCCATCGCAGAGGGAGAAAGGCTGGCAAAAGAGCAGGACGAGTCAGTGTGCTTCTCGGTGCCTTCGCAATGGCTCTCGGTCTCACGATGGCAGCTCCGCCTGCCGGAGCACAGAAGCTGGAACAGGGCGTTCGCGGTGAACATGTGCTGCAATTGCAGGAGCAATTAAACGAACTGGGGTATTTTAAAGCTGGATTGACGGGGTATTATGGGTCTCTCACCAAAGGCGCTGTCCGTAAGTTCCAACAGGCTCAGGGGCTGAGTGCGGATGGGATTGCAGGCCCGGCAACACTGAACAGACTGAACAAGAAGGCTGCAGCCCAAGGTAACACGCTGCGCCAGCTCGCGAAGCTGATTCATGGGGAAGCACGCGGAGAGTCCTTTGAAGGACAGGTTGCTGTAGGCGCGGTCGTCTTGAACCGAGTCCATTCGAATGCATTCCCTTCATCAATTCCAAAAGTGATTTTCCAAAAAGGGCAGTTCACGGCCATAGACGATGGACAGTTTAATACAAAGCCAACCCAGACTTCCTATCAGGCAGCTCGTAAAGCTTTGAATGGCACTGATCCAACACACGGAGCGCTCTATTATTACAATCCGAAAATTGCGACTTCGTTGTGGAGTAAGAGCAGACCAACATTACTGACGATTGGGCAGCATGATTTTACAAGGTGA
- a CDS encoding right-handed parallel beta-helix repeat-containing protein, which translates to MKLFPITSAHASSQRSLKSKMTHICLSATFPLLLLGGGSAGAAELIDSGLQNSSDSVATSSIALAAGDLYVAPGGSASNPGTLASPTSLANALTQITPGKTIYLRGGTYSFSETVTIERGNSGSSGQRKNLVAYGSEKPIFDFSAQTFASTNRGLQMFGDYWLVKGLEVKGAGDNGIFIGGSYNRLEQIEAHHNRDTGIQLGRYASTAANSEWPAYNEIIRSYSHDNYDPDDGEDADGFAAKLTVGPGNLFDGCIAAYNVDDGWDLYSKTDTGAIGVVTIRNSISHHNGQTSDGTSTSNSDGNGFKLGGEKIAVNHIVENSIAFQNKKHGFTYNSNPGSIQMKNNTSWQNGQSNFAFDVGTHIFTNNLSFEGGASDKTSGTDVSSTNVWWKNKKSVNDKGLLASAADFVSLVPSVTRSADGTPVLGDFLKLATGSDLIGSGTPSGTNIGAR; encoded by the coding sequence ATGAAATTATTCCCTATTACTTCTGCTCATGCATCATCTCAACGTTCGCTGAAATCGAAAATGACTCACATCTGCCTAAGTGCCACGTTCCCTCTATTATTGCTCGGCGGTGGATCGGCTGGTGCGGCGGAACTGATCGATAGCGGACTGCAAAATTCTTCTGATTCTGTGGCTACCTCCAGTATCGCACTCGCTGCAGGTGATCTATATGTCGCTCCTGGCGGCTCGGCTAGCAATCCCGGAACCCTCGCGAGTCCTACGTCACTGGCTAACGCGTTGACCCAGATCACACCGGGCAAAACGATATATCTGCGCGGCGGTACCTACAGCTTCTCGGAAACGGTTACGATTGAGCGAGGCAACAGTGGTTCATCAGGACAGCGCAAAAATCTGGTGGCGTACGGATCGGAAAAGCCTATCTTTGATTTCTCGGCCCAAACCTTCGCCTCCACCAATCGCGGGCTGCAAATGTTCGGAGACTACTGGCTCGTCAAAGGACTTGAAGTGAAGGGCGCGGGCGACAACGGTATCTTTATCGGGGGCAGTTACAACCGTCTGGAACAGATCGAAGCTCATCATAACCGGGATACTGGCATCCAACTCGGACGTTATGCTTCGACTGCGGCAAACAGCGAATGGCCTGCCTATAATGAAATTATTCGCTCCTATTCCCATGATAACTATGATCCGGATGACGGAGAAGATGCGGACGGCTTTGCCGCCAAATTGACGGTTGGCCCGGGCAACCTGTTCGACGGTTGTATCGCTGCCTATAATGTGGACGATGGCTGGGATCTGTACAGCAAAACAGATACGGGCGCCATTGGCGTCGTAACGATCCGCAACAGCATCTCCCATCACAATGGGCAGACTTCGGATGGTACATCCACCTCCAATAGTGACGGTAACGGCTTCAAGCTGGGCGGCGAGAAAATCGCGGTGAATCACATCGTGGAGAACAGCATTGCTTTTCAAAATAAAAAGCACGGCTTCACCTATAACAGCAATCCCGGTTCAATCCAGATGAAAAACAATACGTCCTGGCAAAATGGCCAAAGCAACTTTGCCTTTGATGTAGGCACACATATCTTCACCAACAACCTGTCCTTCGAAGGCGGCGCCAGCGACAAAACCAGCGGAACCGACGTCAGCAGCACCAACGTCTGGTGGAAAAACAAGAAGAGCGTGAACGACAAAGGCCTGCTCGCCAGCGCAGCCGACTTTGTCTCCCTCGTACCTTCGGTGACACGCAGCGCGGATGGAACGCCTGTCCTGGGCGACTTCCTGAAGCTTGCCACTGGCAGTGATCTGATTGGATCGGGTACGCCATCGGGTACGAATATTGGTGCGCGGTAG
- a CDS encoding prohibitin family protein — protein MENSKTFKVGAIAVAVVIIVGVLLVTFFLTRIPNGYVGVVYSPNGGVKDSTLSQGWKLVGAFDKVTKYPIRIQTVEYRDIQIATSDGKNITIDFAYNYQVEPSKVSSIFNTFGPISIQEIEDTYLKTRFRDAARKGISKFTVIDVYGEKSSEAGVDVQQRFSDDVKELGFIVSNVTVGVPQPDAKTQEAIDKRVEASQELERKTTELEIAKKEADRKRVEAQGNADKLLIEAEGQAKANKELQQSLSSQLVEYETIKKWDGALPYVSGSNTPMIQLPTTKTEQNSSAGSVSP, from the coding sequence ATGGAAAATTCAAAGACGTTTAAAGTAGGGGCTATTGCGGTTGCAGTAGTTATTATTGTGGGAGTGTTACTGGTGACCTTCTTTTTAACAAGAATTCCTAATGGATATGTTGGGGTCGTCTATTCACCAAATGGAGGCGTAAAAGATAGTACACTAAGTCAAGGGTGGAAACTCGTTGGAGCGTTTGATAAAGTGACGAAATATCCGATCCGAATTCAAACGGTTGAATACAGAGATATTCAGATTGCTACTTCTGACGGGAAAAACATCACAATTGATTTTGCATACAACTACCAAGTAGAACCAAGTAAAGTATCTTCTATATTCAATACATTTGGGCCAATTAGCATTCAAGAAATTGAGGATACATATCTCAAAACACGTTTCCGTGACGCAGCTCGTAAAGGTATTTCCAAGTTTACAGTCATTGATGTTTATGGTGAAAAGTCATCCGAAGCAGGAGTGGATGTCCAACAACGTTTTTCTGATGACGTTAAAGAGTTAGGCTTTATTGTATCAAACGTGACCGTAGGTGTTCCTCAACCTGACGCTAAGACTCAGGAAGCAATCGATAAGCGTGTGGAAGCTTCTCAAGAACTGGAACGTAAAACGACTGAACTTGAGATCGCCAAAAAAGAAGCAGATCGTAAGCGCGTGGAAGCACAAGGTAATGCAGACAAACTATTGATCGAAGCAGAAGGTCAAGCTAAAGCAAATAAAGAGCTTCAACAATCATTATCGAGTCAACTCGTTGAATATGAAACCATCAAGAAATGGGATGGAGCCCTTCCATATGTAAGTGGGTCAAATACGCCAATGATTCAATTGCCGACTACAAAAACAGAGCAAAATAGCAGCGCGGGGAGCGTATCTCCCTAA
- a CDS encoding ATP-dependent DNA helicase — MEADLGLSTQRYPFAYDPAEPFVSRLGEWVADVFYDILPESGFEVRDEQIFMAYQLERAYGDKKTIMAEAGVGTGKTLVYLLYAVCYARYTGKPAVIACADESLIEQLVKPGGDIAKLAAHLDLEVDARLGKSPDQYVCLNKLSAMRFADEDAQVIEEVHESLPDFVNTPGTLQAFHPYGDRKQYPHLNDRQWNKINWDPFQDCFVCPKRQRCGLTLSRDHYRRSKDIIICSHDYYMEHVWTYEARKREGQLPLLPDHSSVVFDEGHLLEEAALNALSYKLKHRIFEELVTRLLEGEIRESLAERVDEAIESSERLFALLDTYTVAIPGSERKEVRVEPPLLREIERLTSVLDAIGEELVFESGLFSLDGYQMRVVEEHLDMIQSALALFRKEDGYICWAEQSDDETTLSIMPRTVKEILNERVFNTGIPIVFSSATLSVDNSFRYVADSLGIDDFVSFSVASPYDYADKMQMKITDETVPGHPENENRLRDAVTLLQESGGRALILFRTMEELRAFKQDIVHVPEAQGLRFMYEGDREISDLIAAFQEDEESVLCSVNLWEGLDVPGPSLSNVMIWSLPYPPQDPVFNAKRTASAAPYEEIDLPYMLLRVKQGLGRLIRTSTDSGSAVILDESLYTKKEAKDRIAALLPEGVEWTTLTH; from the coding sequence ATGGAGGCTGACTTAGGATTGTCTACACAACGTTATCCTTTTGCATATGATCCGGCTGAACCTTTTGTATCCCGTCTCGGGGAATGGGTTGCCGATGTTTTTTACGATATTTTGCCTGAGTCTGGCTTCGAGGTACGGGATGAACAGATTTTTATGGCGTACCAGCTCGAACGGGCCTATGGAGATAAAAAGACCATTATGGCTGAGGCTGGTGTGGGGACAGGCAAGACACTAGTCTATCTGCTCTACGCGGTCTGTTATGCACGTTATACGGGTAAACCGGCGGTGATTGCCTGTGCTGATGAGTCCTTGATTGAACAGCTTGTGAAGCCCGGCGGAGATATTGCGAAGCTGGCTGCACATCTGGACTTGGAAGTGGATGCACGTCTGGGAAAATCACCTGACCAATACGTCTGTCTGAATAAATTAAGTGCGATGAGATTTGCGGACGAGGATGCGCAGGTGATCGAAGAGGTGCATGAGAGCCTTCCGGATTTTGTGAATACGCCGGGTACGCTTCAGGCCTTCCATCCGTATGGTGACCGTAAACAGTATCCACATCTGAATGATCGCCAGTGGAATAAAATTAACTGGGACCCGTTCCAGGATTGCTTCGTTTGTCCCAAACGTCAACGCTGTGGTCTGACGTTATCACGTGACCACTACCGCCGTTCCAAGGACATCATCATCTGTTCCCATGATTACTATATGGAGCATGTGTGGACCTATGAAGCGCGCAAACGCGAGGGACAATTGCCATTGCTGCCTGATCACAGCTCGGTTGTATTTGATGAAGGACATTTGCTGGAAGAAGCGGCCCTGAACGCACTGAGCTACAAATTGAAACACCGCATCTTCGAGGAACTCGTCACTCGCCTGCTTGAAGGTGAGATTCGTGAATCCCTCGCCGAGCGTGTGGATGAAGCGATAGAGAGCAGTGAGCGACTGTTCGCGTTGCTGGATACGTATACGGTAGCCATTCCCGGATCGGAACGGAAAGAAGTGCGGGTAGAACCGCCGTTGCTGCGGGAGATTGAACGACTGACCAGCGTATTGGATGCGATCGGCGAAGAATTGGTATTTGAGAGCGGATTGTTCTCGCTGGACGGCTATCAGATGCGTGTAGTGGAAGAACATCTGGACATGATTCAGTCTGCCCTTGCGTTGTTCCGTAAGGAAGATGGGTACATCTGCTGGGCTGAACAGAGCGATGACGAGACAACCTTATCGATCATGCCGCGTACCGTGAAGGAAATTCTGAACGAGCGTGTGTTCAACACAGGCATTCCGATTGTCTTCTCATCCGCAACGTTATCTGTGGATAATTCATTCCGTTATGTGGCAGACAGTCTGGGGATTGATGATTTTGTATCGTTCTCCGTGGCTTCTCCATATGACTATGCGGACAAAATGCAGATGAAGATTACAGATGAAACCGTACCTGGTCACCCGGAAAATGAAAATCGGTTGCGTGACGCCGTAACGTTGCTTCAGGAGAGTGGGGGTCGTGCCCTGATTCTGTTCCGTACGATGGAAGAGCTGCGTGCATTCAAGCAGGACATTGTTCATGTCCCTGAGGCTCAAGGGTTACGCTTTATGTATGAGGGAGATCGGGAGATTAGTGACCTGATTGCCGCTTTCCAGGAGGATGAGGAGAGTGTACTGTGCTCCGTCAATCTGTGGGAAGGTCTGGACGTTCCAGGACCGTCATTATCCAATGTCATGATCTGGTCGCTCCCGTATCCACCACAGGACCCTGTATTCAATGCAAAACGCACAGCGTCAGCGGCACCTTATGAAGAGATCGATCTTCCATACATGCTGCTGCGTGTAAAGCAAGGTCTTGGACGTCTGATTCGGACGAGCACGGATTCCGGTTCTGCGGTCATTCTCGATGAATCGCTGTATACCAAAAAGGAAGCAAAAGACCGCATTGCGGCTCTGCTTCCCGAAGGTGTAGAATGGACAACCCTGACACACTAG
- a CDS encoding DUF6809 family protein, producing MKDNMSNLIEDLFHGNLRLDELIHPEHAKYQEINRRISDLMQNYKTQHTENEYDALEELVDLIGQSTSMYVEAAFEQGSAQAVG from the coding sequence ATGAAGGATAACATGTCAAACCTGATCGAGGATTTGTTTCACGGAAACCTGCGGTTGGACGAGTTGATTCATCCTGAGCATGCCAAGTATCAGGAGATCAATCGCCGCATATCGGACCTGATGCAGAACTATAAGACACAGCATACGGAGAACGAATATGATGCATTGGAAGAATTGGTAGACTTAATCGGGCAATCGACGTCCATGTACGTGGAAGCAGCGTTTGAGCAAGGTTCCGCACAGGCGGTAGGCTGA
- a CDS encoding DUF1648 domain-containing protein, whose amino-acid sequence MTIMPVMVMIFVFVPTILLMVSMPYLTRETISFGVTVSAAQFHSEPLRQMRKSYARISATLHTILFIVCIICLIYVEHSKQQSWIIVTYSLAMVVISLVINISYHFKMKSLLPMLPIAPEPSIMAVDTEFRERNIGLSSNWFLIHFLIIGVSILTVLRNYDLIPDQIPIHFNSSWNVDRYAAKSYSSVFMPTLMQVFITLLFIFENWSIRRVKHQVQPTDPNRSIRQDVTFRRTWSYFMITASFLIVILFSVVQLNMISLLNINFAIPIILIIIAFIILYAFALSFWAGQGGSRLERSDDSSNVRPVHDDDKWLLGMIYFNRKDPNLMVEKRFGVGWGLNFGHPVSWLTCLGIIVLLVVVR is encoded by the coding sequence ATGACGATAATGCCTGTTATGGTAATGATCTTTGTATTTGTACCTACCATTCTACTCATGGTAAGCATGCCTTATTTAACAAGAGAGACGATTAGTTTTGGGGTCACCGTCAGCGCTGCACAATTCCACAGTGAGCCTCTGCGCCAGATGCGGAAATCATATGCTAGGATTAGTGCTACCTTACATACCATCCTATTCATTGTTTGCATCATCTGCCTAATATACGTTGAACATTCCAAGCAACAAAGTTGGATCATTGTCACTTATTCACTCGCCATGGTCGTAATCTCCCTAGTCATAAACATTAGCTATCATTTCAAAATGAAAAGTTTACTACCTATGCTGCCTATTGCTCCGGAACCGTCGATCATGGCAGTGGACACTGAATTTCGGGAAAGAAACATTGGCTTGTCTAGTAATTGGTTCCTCATTCATTTTTTAATTATTGGTGTTAGTATTCTAACTGTGCTACGCAACTACGATCTTATTCCTGATCAGATTCCGATCCATTTCAACAGCAGTTGGAACGTAGACCGCTATGCAGCTAAATCTTATAGTTCTGTGTTTATGCCTACGCTCATGCAAGTGTTCATAACACTTTTGTTCATATTTGAGAATTGGAGTATTCGCAGAGTGAAGCATCAAGTTCAACCCACTGATCCTAACCGTTCCATCAGACAAGACGTAACATTCCGCCGTACTTGGTCATATTTTATGATTACAGCAAGCTTCTTAATAGTTATCCTGTTTTCCGTCGTGCAACTAAACATGATATCTCTGCTTAACATCAATTTCGCTATCCCCATTATCCTAATTATAATAGCTTTTATCATCCTATACGCCTTCGCCTTATCGTTCTGGGCTGGTCAGGGCGGAAGCCGCTTGGAGCGATCTGACGATTCCTCCAATGTCAGACCTGTCCATGATGATGATAAATGGCTATTAGGTATGATTTATTTCAATCGCAAAGATCCAAACCTAATGGTCGAGAAAAGGTTCGGAGTTGGCTGGGGATTAAATTTCGGTCACCCAGTAAGCTGGCTGACTTGTCTCGGAATTATTGTACTGTTAGTTGTGGTGCGGTAA
- a CDS encoding carbohydrate ABC transporter permease, which yields MFLKWFNRLILLVYALLIIVPLYFVFVSSFKTSSNFFISPFSWPDPFTWDNLTGMFPNQPMWQYFGNSLVVTLGTVAIELLLSSMIAYAIVRWGGSVGKIVFALFVAGLIVPSQVSMLPIYSLTRTLGWSDSLTGLIIVSAAMLMPVSVFMLTGFMRMLNAEILEAGSMDGASEWRLYTRIALPLAAPSLAATATFLLVMVWNDLLIPMLMLSSKSKLTLPLALMQFRGEYVTNYPMMLTGVLVTAIPMIVLFILLQRYFVAGLTAGSLKG from the coding sequence ATGTTTCTAAAGTGGTTCAACCGCCTGATTTTATTGGTGTACGCGCTGCTAATCATCGTGCCGTTGTACTTTGTATTTGTGTCATCGTTCAAAACGAGCAGCAACTTCTTCATCAGTCCATTTAGCTGGCCGGACCCGTTTACATGGGACAATCTCACTGGCATGTTCCCCAACCAGCCGATGTGGCAGTATTTCGGGAACAGTCTGGTCGTAACGCTGGGTACCGTTGCGATTGAGTTGTTGCTCAGCAGCATGATTGCTTATGCCATTGTTCGCTGGGGTGGCAGTGTGGGCAAAATTGTGTTTGCTTTGTTCGTTGCAGGTCTGATCGTTCCTTCCCAAGTGAGCATGCTGCCGATCTATTCCCTGACGCGTACGCTCGGATGGTCGGACAGTCTGACAGGACTAATTATAGTTTCAGCCGCGATGCTGATGCCGGTCTCCGTATTTATGCTGACGGGCTTCATGCGTATGCTGAATGCGGAAATACTGGAAGCGGGCAGTATGGATGGAGCAAGCGAGTGGAGGCTCTATACACGGATTGCCCTACCACTCGCCGCACCTTCTCTGGCAGCTACAGCCACGTTCCTGCTCGTTATGGTGTGGAATGATCTGCTCATTCCGATGCTGATGCTCAGCAGTAAGTCCAAGCTGACGTTACCACTCGCACTCATGCAGTTCCGCGGGGAATACGTGACCAACTATCCGATGATGCTCACCGGTGTACTGGTAACAGCCATTCCGATGATCGTGCTGTTCATTCTGCTCCAGCGTTATTTTGTAGCAGGTCTGACAGCGGGTTCACTCAAGGGGTAA
- a CDS encoding carbohydrate ABC transporter permease, which produces MKNRIQLSLFLLPGLLLYVALFVFPTLTGLFYSFTDWDGVSPSYAFVGLDNYKDSLSSIVFRKAFGNNVEFMLTVVIAQTFISLVLALLLVRNTKTRIALRALYFLPAILSSVSVGLIWAFMYDPSIGLINYGLNEAGMGSIAHNWIGDPKIAIYSIAAVQVWAHAGQMMIVFIAGLQGIPAELYEAARMDGGSKWQVFRTVTWPLLAPSATIVVAYTTIQSFKAFDLIFTMTDGGPNYATEILTTYIYHTAFGSYSFGLASAGSMIFLVLLALLTLLQFKALRADRVSY; this is translated from the coding sequence ATGAAGAACCGTATTCAGCTATCCCTGTTTTTGTTACCCGGGTTGCTGCTGTACGTTGCACTGTTCGTATTTCCTACATTGACGGGGCTGTTCTACTCCTTTACGGATTGGGACGGGGTATCCCCGTCGTATGCATTTGTAGGGCTGGATAATTACAAGGACAGTCTCAGCAGCATCGTATTTCGCAAAGCTTTTGGCAACAACGTCGAGTTCATGTTAACGGTTGTCATTGCGCAAACCTTTATTTCACTTGTTCTGGCGCTGCTTTTGGTACGTAACACAAAGACACGCATCGCGCTCCGGGCGCTCTATTTTCTGCCTGCGATTCTGTCCTCTGTATCGGTGGGTCTGATCTGGGCTTTTATGTACGATCCTTCGATCGGGTTGATTAACTATGGATTGAACGAGGCAGGTATGGGGAGCATTGCCCACAACTGGATTGGTGATCCGAAGATCGCAATCTACTCGATAGCCGCTGTACAAGTCTGGGCACATGCCGGGCAGATGATGATCGTGTTTATCGCAGGTCTGCAAGGCATTCCAGCGGAGCTGTACGAAGCAGCACGTATGGATGGCGGCAGCAAATGGCAGGTATTCCGTACCGTGACCTGGCCTTTGCTTGCACCTTCGGCAACGATTGTCGTGGCCTATACCACGATTCAATCCTTCAAGGCTTTTGATCTCATTTTCACGATGACAGACGGAGGCCCGAACTATGCTACTGAAATTTTGACAACTTATATCTATCACACCGCCTTTGGCAGCTACTCATTTGGCCTCGCTTCTGCGGGTTCGATGATCTTCCTGGTTCTGCTCGCTTTGCTGACGTTATTGCAGTTCAAGGCGCTGCGTGCCGACCGGGTAAGCTATTGA